In one Solanum lycopersicum chromosome 11, SLM_r2.1 genomic region, the following are encoded:
- the LOC138339378 gene encoding uncharacterized protein: MSISNSGVTVQNGAEASLVVDVKKNQDSDPIILELKGAAHNERVEVFSHGGDGVLRYQSRLCVPDVGELIQHILEEAYNSRYSVHPGATKMYSDLREVYRWNGMKRDIADFVRVPRIHREQDSIWVIVDRMTESSRFMVVKTTDSTQDYAKIYINEIVRLHGVSLSII; encoded by the exons ATGAGTATATCAAAcagtggtgtaacagttcagaatggggcagaagcgtctttggtagtggatgttaagaaaaatcaagacaGTGACCCAATCATACTAGAACTTAAGGGTGCAGCCCATAAtgagagagtggaggttttctcccacgggggagatggtgtacttcgctaccagagtagattgtgtgttcctgatgtgggcgaGTTGATACAACATATTCTTGAAGAAGCTTATAACTCTAGGTATTCtgttcatccaggtgccactaagatgtataGCGATCTGCGAGAAGTCTAtcggtggaatggcatgaagagggatatagcagattttgtga GAGTACCTCGTATTCACAGAGAGCaagactcaatttgggtgatagttgataggatgactgaGTCTTCTCGCTTTATGGtggtcaagactacagattcgACACAGGACTATGCCAaaatttacattaatgaaattgtgaggttgcatggggtttctttgtctatcatctGA